Proteins co-encoded in one Quercus robur chromosome 8, dhQueRobu3.1, whole genome shotgun sequence genomic window:
- the LOC126695204 gene encoding OBERON-like protein → MGTSSGSNIHHQSSSKMLPPRQQPRPGGIQTSLSLVSSDPRLSPEEPRSNSDQIRESPTESASSRETWPTADAIVTKKMMENGKAENDCPEQSVIRRVSSADKISLRDITRERVDMISEKMHRLPDEFLEEMKNGLRVILEGNGGSQQREEFSMLQKLVQNRSDLTAKTLIRAHRVQLEILVAINTGIQAFLHPSISLSQTSLIEIFVYKRCRNIACQNQLPAEDCTCEICTNRNGFCNLCMCVICNKFDFEVNTCRWIGCDLCSHWTHTDCAIRDGLICMGPSVKSGAGPPEMVFRCRACNRTSELLGWVKDVFQHCAPAWDREALTRELDFVSRIFHGSDDPRGRKLFWKCEDLKEKMKSRMVESSIACRAILMFFQELEVDSPKSLENGEGGRLIAPQEACNRIAEVVHEAIRKMEMVADEKMRMYKKARMSLDACDREIEDKAREVTELKLEMQKKKLQVDELERIVRLKQAEADMFQLKANEAKREADRLQRIALAKSDKSEEEYASSYLKQRLNEAEAEKQYLFEKIKLQESSRASQSSGGSDPSQMLMYSKIHDLLYNVPPKADSQSNEHHPFRTNP, encoded by the exons ATGGGAACATCATCTGGTTCTAACATCCACCACCAGTCTTCATCGAAAATGCTACCTCCACGTCAGCAACCGCGACCTGGAGGAATACAAACCTCTCTGTCCCTCGTTTCATCAGATCCTCGCCTCTCCCCTGAGGAACCCAGATCAAATTCTGATCAAATTCGTGAGTCACCTACTGAGAGTGCCAGTTCTCGAGAAACTTGGCCTACTGCTGATGCCATTGTGACCAAGAAGATGATGGAGAATGGGAAAGCGGAGAATGATTGCCCTGAACAATCGGTTATTCGCCGTGTTTCTAGTGCAGATAAGATATCACTTCGGGACATaacaagagagagagttgaTATGATCTCTGAAAAGATGCATCGTTTACCTGATGAATTTCTAGAAGAGATGAAGAATGGACTCCGAGTTATTCTCGAAGGGAATGGTGGTTCACAGCAAAGAGAGGAATTTTCGATGCTGCAAAAGCTTGTGCAAAATAGAAGTGATTTAACTGCTAAGACTTTGATTAGAGCTCACAGAGTACAGCTTGAAATCCTTGTTGCTATTAATACTGGAATTCAGGCAttcttgcatcctagtatcaGTCTCTCACAGACTTCCCTCATTGAGATCTTTGTGTACAAGAGATGCAGAAACATAGCATGTCAAAACCAGCTTCCTGCCGAAGATTGTACCTGTGAAATATGCACCAATAGAAACGGTTTCTGCAATCTTTGCATGTGTGTAATCTGTAACAAGTTTGATTTTGAAGTAAATACCTGCCGTTGGATTGGGTGTGATTTGTGTTCACATTGGACTCATACGGATTGTGCTATTCGTGATGGACTCATTTGTATGGGACCTTCTGTCAAGAGTGGAGCTGGCCCACCTGAAATGGTTTTCAGGTGCCGAGCCTGCAATCGGACATCCGAGCTGCTTGGTTGGGTTAAAGATGTTTTCCAGCACTGTGCACCAGCCTGGGACCGAGAGGCTCTGACGAGGGAACTTGATTTTGTTAGTAGGATCTTTCATGGAAGTGATGACCCCCGAGGGAGGAAACTCTTTTGGAAATGTGaggatctcaaagaaaaaatgaagtcTCGTATGGTGGAGTCATCAATAGCTTGCAGAGCAATACTAATGTTTTTCCAAG AGCTAGAGGTTGACTCTCCAAAGAGCTTGGAAAATGGGGAAGGTGGAAGGCTGATAGCCCCACAGGAAGCATGCAATCGAATTGCCGAAGTGGTGCATGAGGCCATAAGGAAGATGGAAATGGTGGCTGATGAGAAGATGAGGATGTACAAAAAGGCCCGCATGTCTCTTGATGCTTGTGACCGTGAGATTGAGGACAAGGCAAGGGAAGTAACAGAACTAAAGCtggaaatgcaaaaaaagaagCTGCAGGTAGACGAGCTGGAGAGAATTGTGAGGCTTAAACAGGCAGAAGCTGATATGTTCCAACTTAAGGCCAACGAGGCAAAACGAGAGGCTGATAGGCTTCAAAGGATTGCTCTGGCCAAGTCAGACAAATCAGAAGAAGAATATGCTAGCAGTTACCTGAAACAACGGTTAAATGAGGCTGAGGCTGAGAAGCAGTATCTGTTTGAGAAGATTAAGTTGCAGGAGAGTTCTCGTGCATCACAGAGCAGTGGTGGGTCTGACCCTTCACAGATGCTGATGTATTCTAAAATCCATGATCTGCTATACAATGTTCCTCCTAAGGCAGACTCCCAGTCAAATGAACACCACCCTTTCAGGACGAATCCCTGA